The genomic stretch GGCCAATGCCTGAATCCGCGCAAGCCTGGAAATGGTGGCCCACATGGCAGGATGTGCGCGTACATTACCGTCGCGAAATCGGCTTCAACGCAAACCTCATCCTCTTTATCGGTACGGCCATTTTCTGGGTCACAAATCTTCTCACTCTGCCGGGGGTATATCAAAGGCTTCCCAGAGGTGTGATGTACGGGCTCTATTATCCTTCTTTCCTCCTAGGAGCCATCAGTTTCTTGCTGTCATCAATACTGTACATACTAGAAGTCCAGCGCCGATGGTGGAAGCCCGCGCCCCATATGGTGGGGTGGTGGGTTGGTATGGCGAACCTGGTCGGTAGTGTGGGATGGATATGGAGTGCTTGTCTGGGGTATTGCGATGGGAACTGGTGTCAGTACCAGAGTGTTCTGGCTTTGGTCTGGGCACCGGCAGTCTACCTCATGGGCAGTTTATTGTTGGTCTACGAGGCTGTGGAGAAATGGCCAGTCCATGTCGATGGGTAGAGAAGAAAGTTTGTCAGTACAACGTGCACACGACATGCATACCGCTTTGATGCCCCTCCCCTCCACATAGTCTCAAGCACATGAGGCTTCCAAGACGTCATAATGCGCATCACATGATTGCGCGTCAGTGTCGTTTTAGGTTGCCTCTCAATGATTCGCTGGTGCCTGGCTGACTAGGCGGCAACAGCCACTAACCCGCATTCGTGTCGCGGTAGCGCGTTGTTGCCTACCTAAGACAACACAAACGTCTCTCGCCTCATCGGGATTCTGAACCACGCCCCTCTCCTGTACTACAGGCTCCTGGTGGTGATTAGCTCTGACCTCTCTCGAGATATAAACCCCAATGCTGTCTTTCtgcacagtccgcaacaatcaattaagtgggtcctagaaggttcagattggattgattgattaccgctttaagcctagtagttacctataggagtttaagccctacctagataggtaagtgggtctaggagagtgaccggattgaattgattgttgcggagtctatcTTTCTGTCTCTtcatctcatctcatccaGCAACGTTGATTGCAAACATTTCACTCTTCTTGCTCCATATATTCAGACCGTGATAATGTCGAACCAAGAACAATCCTCACCTCAAATCCCTCTCCCGCCACTACCAGCCACTCACGTGGATTGGATCTCACATGTCACCAATCATCCAGACACGCCATTACGTGAGTTGATCACTCCTTACAAGGAATACGACTCGAAACTGCGTGAGGTCTTTGCGCAACAGCCAAATCATCCAGCAGCCGCAAAACCCAATATCGTTCCTGTCTTCGCAGGTCACGAGCAGGATCTCAAAATCCGTGCTCGCAACCTCGCCGCTGAGTCGGAAGCAGAACGCCAATGCTATCTCATGCCACTCAAGAAGTGGGATCGGAAGACCAATGGTACCCCAGCTGTTGTCCAATCACTGAAGGAATTCCAGAAGAACTTTCAGCTGTTCTCGGAATCCTCCCTTGTTGATATGGATTGGTCCAATGTGGTTGTTGCAGGCAGCGCAGTCGTGACCTCTTTGTTGCCTGTTCCAGAAGAGCACAACAGGTCCAAGCGCGCTCTTCGCGAGTACTACCATCAACAACTTGCACCTGCTTCGGATGTTGATCTTTTCCTTTATGGTCTCACGGAAGAACAAGCCGTTGAGAAGATCAAGCAGATCGAGCAGCGTATCAGGGACTCAATCTTGACTGAGACCACCACTGTTCGCACCAAGAATGCAATCACTATCGCCTCCCAGTACCCAACACGCCATGTTCAGATTGTGCTGCGTATATACCGGTCCATCTCCGAGATTCTCACTTGCTTCGACGTCGATTGCTCTTGTGCCGCCTACGATGGCTCTCAGGTCTATGCCAGCCCTCGTGCATTGGCTGCATACATGACACAGATCAACACTATCGACCTGACCCGTCGTTCTCCATCATACGAAAATCGTCTGTCAAAGTACTCCCACCGAGGTTTCGAAATTTACTGGCCACTGCTTGATCGCTCACGCATCGACCCTACGATATTTGAGCGATCATTTGGTCGCACACTTGGCCTTGCTAGATTACTCGTGCTAGAAAATCTACCCAGCAACGCAGATAGGGAAGCTTACGTGGATCAGCGACGTGCGGAGCGCGGAAGGCCAGCCATCAATCGATGGGGTGGACGCGGCTTCACAGGTAATATGAAGGAAGAGCACGACGACGAGGTCGCAGAGTGGGTCGAAACAGACGAGGTCAGCGACTACCATACCTTCACTATCCCATATGGTCCCAAGTATCATGCACGGAAAATCGAACGTTTGTTGTACGCCAAGGACTTACTTCTCAATGCCGAGTGGAACCGTCCGAAGGAGCGCGAGACTACACTACATCGACACCCTGCATTCTTTGGGAATGCTACTGATGTGATTGGAGATTGCTGCGGCTACTGTCCTGAACCCATTACACCCGAGGACAAGGATATCGTGGGGGAAGAGAACAAAGTCTACGTATCTGGCAGCCTGTTATTTATCAAAGACAATCCAGGTCGACAAGCTATCGGATCGTTCAACCCTCTTACTAACGATGACTGGACTGAAATGGCCTACGTTGGGAACACGGCACGGTTATGCCAAGCCATCGTCGAAGGTGATCTGGAGCACGTCCAAGACTGGCTCCTTCAAGAAGGCGCTGACCCTAATCAACGAGACTATACTGGACGCACACCACTTCAGTTGGCTGTCATGACTTCAACACCTGGGATAGTACAGGTCCTCATCGATGGAGGCGCTCGCATCGTCGCACGTCTTGTAGACGGCAAGACGGCTCTCCATCTTGCTGCTATGCGTGGCGAAACCGCCATGGTTAAGGCTCTTCTCATCAAGAGCGAAGCTAACGAGGAGCTGGAAGCTGAGAAGGACGCACTTAAAAAGGGCGCCCCCAAGCCAACTGGACACGATAATCAGAACATGGCTGATGTTGAGACGGCGGTTGACAACGGCGCAGAAACGGGCACGAAGTCCCAGGGCAACACGCAAGACCCTGAGAATGCCGAGCATGACAGAGACGATGATAGTGAAGAAGAGAGCGATATCGATCTGCTCGATGAAGATTCCGAGAACAACGACGCGACAACCGAGAATTCCATCGTCAAGGTTAATCGCAGGAATTCGGTCGATACTCACGACGCTATGCTAGACAGCACTGACGACGACGAACCTGATGTCTACGATGTCAACGTTTTGGCCTGGGATGCGCCGGTATCTGCATTGCATCTTGCGATTGCGAACGGCCACACCGATGTCGTCAAGATGCTCGTGCAGGAGTTCGGCGCCGACGTGTTTCTGCCTGTCAAGCTTGTCCATGACTTCAACAAGTCGGCGCGAGCAGCCATTCTCCCTATTGTCCTTTCGTTACAGCTCCCGCAGGAGAAAGCCAAGGAAATGACAGAGCTTCTCATCGACCTTGGTGCATCACCCGCCCAAGCTGACGTCGAGCATGTCACTGCTCTTCAGTACTTCGCTGCTCATGGGGTAGAACTGCTAGCCACCATGATCTCAGCAAATCAACCTGCTGCACAGCGAGCTCTCGGTCACATTTCCATGCCAAACGGTCATTTTAATCGCGATAATATGGACATCCTGAGCACGGCCATCCGAAATGGAGATGAGACTGCTGTGGATGTCCTCTTGGAACTTGGCGCGAAACCCGAAATTGACTTCGGCACTTACATGACCTCATTGAAGAGCAAGTGGGACGCTGGAGGCTCTTCCGAAGAAAACGAAAAGAGTTTTCGGCGAAGCTTCACGCAACCTATATTCTCCGCTATCAGTGCTGAAATGCCATCGGTCATCTTGAAACTTTTGGATGCCGGTGCAAACATGAACAGTCTCACAGCAACTGCTTGGGATGCAATCCACTCGCGCCGTTCATATGGCAATAACGACATTCATACTCTGTTAGATGCTGTACGTCAAAAGGTTGAGGATATGCGTGAATTTTTGAAGACAGGCAAGGTCCCGCACTGGAACGGCGGCTACATGTTCAGCCATAACCTCGGCAACCCCTTTCCGCCTATCGTTTTTAAAGACGACTGCGAATATCTTCAATATTATGACCCAGAGTCGTACACTCATTGGCAACTGACGGTGCAGATTTCAGACGCCAAAAAGCTACATGGACCAGCACTGGAAACCTACAACCAGTCGGTTGCGTTGAGCAAGGCGCCCAAGGGCACAGAAGAAAAGAAAGCCGCAATCCGGTCACTACTCTCCGAGTTTGAAACACTCGAATCCCAGCTTCTCGAACGGGGCGCAAAGACTTTCAAGGATCTCCATCCCGATATTACAATCCAGGCCCGCCCAGACTATCACTATGGTGGTTATGAGCCGGAGCCTCCGAAACCATGGTATCCTATCCTCTCCTTCAATCTACCTGATCTGAATGATGAGCGACGTGCTGCCTACGTAAAGCTCTTCGAAGCGTGCTGGGAAGCTGACCTGCCGACTGTGAAGGAGCTCACGCTGGCAGTATGGGGCAACCATCAAAACCCTCTGAAGATTGCTGTGCAGGACAGGGCAGGATTTTCTCCCTTTTCTATTGCGGTTCTCCGGAAGCATTTTGACGTTGCGCGAGCTGTTCTAGAGATAGCGCATGCTCAATTTGCTCCCGAAGAAAAGGTCGGGACGGTCAAGCACAGTATCCAGTTAACCaacgatgacgatgatgcTTCCGATCGAGATGATGCAGATGTCCAAATCTATTCCGAGATTGTGGATGATCGATTCACCGTGGAAAACATTGGAGAGGTCCAAAGCCAAGTCAAGAGTAATGTCACCCCGCTTACGCTCATGTTATGGCCATGCCCGGCGCATTACATCTTAGGGGGCGAGGACACATCACAAGCCCCATCACAACAAACCCATGCACTTGTTGACTACCAGCAACAACTCCAACAATTGTGGGGGTATTCCAAACAAAACTATGGCCATAACTATCGTAGTAGTGGTCGCTCTCCCAGGCAGGTATTGAAGCATGCGGCAAATGGTCGAAGTTATCCTGTGCGCTCAAAGCCCGCTCAAGAGCACATACCGGAAGTAGACAACCCGGTGAACCTCTTCCAATTTGCCATATATCTGAACGATTCAGAGCTTCTTCACTTTTTGATCAACATGGGAGAGGACGCTTCCCGTCGCAAAATCGGCACTGATGACAACGCAGCACCCAGGCTCTTCCGTTTTGAAGAGGCGAATTTCTTGTACGCAATCCGCCTTGGCCGTACAGAACTATTGAAAGGAATCATCACTCGAACTGGTTGTGGTATACCCCTAGATGACCTAGTCAAGAAGAGCGGGGTTAAGATGGCGGAGAAGCCACAGCAGTACCAAGGTCTTTCTGTACATGGCCGAAAGCGAGAGGATTGGGCAAACGCTGGGAGGGAAGTGCAGAGTCAGCAAGCCGGAGCACAGCACCCGCCCCTGCTTCATGCCGCGCAGTTTGGAAGCCTTGACAGTGTCGAATGGTTTTCCAGTGATGCGGTACTGCGCTGCTACTTGCAGTTCACAGATGACCACCGAGACGACATTCGCATTCAGAATCTCGCGAAGACGAAAGGTGGTGTAGAGTTTGCCATTTCCAAGTGGCTCAACCTGCGCGCTCATTTGCTTTTACACTGTGTCGTGCTAGGTAAGACGAGCGACGAGTCCTTGGACCTGCTTCGATACCTAGGTAAGACACGCCCCGAGGCGCTCGAACATCGGTCTGCGAGTGGTATGACACCTCTGCATATTGCCTTCCGTCTACATCGCGTCGATATGATACCGATTCTCCTGGAAGCTGGTGCTCAACAGACATGCCGTAACAACGTTGGAGCCAACATCGTGCACTCAATACTGGATAATGCTTTCCTCCCACACGACAAGAAGCTCGATCGTATTCGCAAACTGTTTGGTCTAATCGATCCTCGCCTCATCGCTAGTCTCTTAACAGAACGAACGACCGAGGCCCCCGGCGCAGCTACACCCCTCGCCCGCTGGATGCATAGCTTCCGGCCACAGTACAGCGGCTCTGTAGCAGAAGGCCACGACAAGGTCCTCAAAGTAATTCTCGACTTCAGCAAAGGCGAGGACCTCGGCATCATTAGTGGTGAAGGCGATACACAAGTACATGCTGCCGCTCGCTACGGTGCCCACGCTGTTCTACGTGCCATGCTCGACTGCCGCCCTGACCTTCTCTTCCGCGAAAACGCAACTGGACGAACGCCTTATGAGATAGCAGAAGACTCCTACTTGACCAAAGAAGTTTTCAGCAACCCCCCGTCGCTCTCTCCTCCGAATAGAGATTGCTACTCCAACAACCGTCGCAGGCTGGTCCGCCGCCACAGGCCGGTATCCACGGGTGGCGTGCTCCAGAAGAGGGTAGAGGAATTTGCCGAGGAGCTCAAGGATGACACACCAGACGTAGAGAAAGTTTTGGGGGTGTGTAAGGAGTTTGCCACTAAGGCAGAGGGAACGAAGAGGAAGCTCGTTAGTCTGGTGGAAGCAAGTGAGGTTGCGAGGAGGCTGGCGGCTATGCAGGTTGGGGATGACGATGAGGACGACACGGACGAGAAGGATAATGATGGTGATGAAGAGGAcgaagatgaagaggaagaagaagaggaaacAGACTTGAGAGGTGATGAGGTAGAGGTCTGGTTTACTATGGGTGAAAGTGCAGATTTGTAGTTGACGGGGGAAGAGCCACATGTATGAAGTGTTACGGTAAAGCTGTTAGTAAGGCAGATAATTCCATATGTATATCTCTTTCATACCCCATATATCGAGAAATCGACGTTCATTTCGCACTAAGTTATTCTAAGGGCCCTGAAACTCCCATCATTCATAGCAAGAATATCAAAAAAAACCCTCACTTGTCCCCACCCTTCCTCATCATCCAACTCCAGTGCCCTTCCACGTTCCCTACCAACTCCTCCCAAACCCCAAAATTAGGAACCCACTTCCCATCTTTCAACAAAATCGCCTCCTTAGCCAACTCCGCATACTTGACCGCCATATCCCCATCACCCACTGCACTATACGCCAACGCCGCATACCCATATGCCAAATCCATGAAACCCTCCAGTCCCTCGCTGCGATACAGACCTAGCAATTCTTCGACTAGCGCGAGGGATGTCGCAGGCGAGGCGGAGGGCGAGGTGGCGGACCAGTCGTTTAACTGGGATTGTATAGTTTGGATGCGCGAGAGGTTTGTGTCAGAGTTGGGGGAAGTGCAGCGTAAGCAGGTGCAGGTGAAGTGGAAGCCGGTTTGGAGGTGTTTTTGGCGGAGGGGTGTGGGTTCTAAGGGGGTTGTGTCTGTGGTTGTTCGTTAGTGGCCTTTTGATAGGGGATAAGAGAGGGGAGCGGGCTTACAAGCGATTGTTATTTCCTCGCCGGTGGCAATGGGACGTGTGACGCGAACAATTTGGGTGAGGTTTTCGGGATCGATAACGTATTGTGCGCTGTTTTACGTGTCTTGGTTAACACTTGCAAAACTTATGTCTTCACTGCACCTTCCCAACCTGACCAAACGAATACGAGGCTGGGGGAAGGGGAAAACTCACTTTGGAGCACATCCATGATTCGCCCTACTAGTCTCTGGCCATATTGCCAAATGACCAACTCCACCCCCCTACTTCAACCCGAAAAGTATTCGACTTGACAACATCCTGCACTTTAACCCTCTCATCCCCATACACAGTCGCCAAGTCCAAAAACGCGTCTCGGCTTTTCTCCGGTAACTGCTCCACCGCGCGTCGCCACCACTTCTCCCGCTCCAGGGTCGGAAGTTCAACTTCTAGGTACGCCACGAACGTGGGTGTGTGCGCTGTTACTACGTCGCCGAATTCGAGATCCCGGGTTGCTAGCATGCCGAGGCCTTTTCCTGGGATGGCGGTTGCAGTGTAGGCGTTTGTGGGGGGTGTTTATGAGGGGTGGATGGGGAGATGTGAAGGCGGGGAGGGAGGCAAAGGCTTTTGCGAGCGCAGGGGTTGTGAAGATTGAGATTCCGCGGTTGGAGCTGTAGGTTGTG from Pyrenophora tritici-repentis strain M4 chromosome 1, whole genome shotgun sequence encodes the following:
- a CDS encoding Arp, Ankyrin repeat protein yields the protein MSNQEQSSPQIPLPPLPATHVDWISHVTNHPDTPLRELITPYKEYDSKLREVFAQQPNHPAAAKPNIVPVFAGHEQDLKIRARNLAAESEAERQCYLMPLKKWDRKTNGTPAVVQSLKEFQKNFQLFSESSLVDMDWSNVVVAGSAVVTSLLPVPEEHNRSKRALREYYHQQLAPASDVDLFLYGLTEEQAVEKIKQIEQRIRDSILTETTTVRTKNAITIASQYPTRHVQIVLRIYRSISEILTCFDVDCSCAAYDGSQVYASPRALAAYMTQINTIDLTRRSPSYENRLSKYSHRGFEIYWPLLDRSRIDPTIFERSFGRTLGLARLLVLENLPSNADREAYVDQRRAERGRPAINRWGGRGFTGNMKEEHDDEVAEWVETDEVSDYHTFTIPYGPKYHARKIERLLYAKDLLLNAEWNRPKERETTLHRHPAFFGNATDVIGDCCGYCPEPITPEDKDIVGEENKVYVSGSLLFIKDNPGRQAIGSFNPLTNDDWTEMAYVGNTARLCQAIVEGDLEHVQDWLLQEGADPNQRDYTGRTPLQLAVMTSTPGIVQVLIDGGARIVARLVDGKTALHLAAMRGETAMVKALLIKSEANEELEAEKDALKKGAPKPTGHDNQNMADVETAVDNGAETGTKSQGNTQDPENAEHDRDDDSEEESDIDLLDEDSENNDATTENSIVKVNRRNSVDTHDAMLDSTDDDEPDVYDVNVLAWDAPVSALHLAIANGHTDVVKMLVQEFGADVFLPVKLVHDFNKSARAAILPIVLSLQLPQEKAKEMTELLIDLGASPAQADVEHVTALQYFAAHGVELLATMISANQPAAQRALGHISMPNGHFNRDNMDILSTAIRNGDETAVDVLLELGAKPEIDFGTYMTSLKSKWDAGGSSEENEKSFRRSFTQPIFSAISAEMPSVILKLLDAGANMNSLTATAWDAIHSRRSYGNNDIHTLLDAVRQKVEDMREFLKTGKVPHWNGGYMFSHNLGNPFPPIVFKDDCEYLQYYDPESYTHWQLTVQISDAKKLHGPALETYNQSVALSKAPKGTEEKKAAIRSLLSEFETLESQLLERGAKTFKDLHPDITIQARPDYHYGGYEPEPPKPWYPILSFNLPDLNDERRAAYVKLFEACWEADLPTVKELTLAVWGNHQNPLKIAVQDRAGFSPFSIAVLRKHFDVARAVLEIAHAQFAPEEKVGTVKHSIQLTNDDDDASDRDDADVQIYSEIVDDRFTVENIGEVQSQVKSNVTPLTLMLWPCPAHYILGGEDTSQAPSQQTHALVDYQQQLQQLWGYSKQNYGHNYRSSGRSPRQVLKHAANGRSYPVRSKPAQEHIPEVDNPVNLFQFAIYLNDSELLHFLINMGEDASRRKIGTDDNAAPRLFRFEEANFLYAIRLGRTELLKGIITRTGCGIPLDDLVKKSGVKMAEKPQQYQGLSVHGRKREDWANAGREVQSQQAGAQHPPLLHAAQFGSLDSVEWFSSDAVLRCYLQFTDDHRDDIRIQNLAKTKGGVEFAISKWLNLRAHLLLHCVVLGKTSDESLDLLRYLGKTRPEALEHRSASGMTPLHIAFRLHRVDMIPILLEAGAQQTCRNNVGANIVHSILDNAFLPHDKKLDRIRKLFGLIDPRLIASLLTERTTEAPGAATPLARWMHSFRPQYSGSVAEGHDKVLKVILDFSKGEDLGIISGEGDTQVHAAARYGAHAVLRAMLDCRPDLLFRENATGRTPYEIAEDSYLTKEVFSNPPSLSPPNRDCYSNNRRRLVRRHRPVSTGGVLQKRVEEFAEELKDDTPDVEKVLGVCKEFATKAEGTKRKLVSLVEANLRGDEVEVWFTMGESADL